The following coding sequences are from one Neurospora crassa OR74A linkage group I, whole genome shotgun sequence window:
- the rib-5 gene encoding riboflavin synthase subunit alpha, with product MFTGIVEEIGEVTTYTPNDPLSKNGTTLTITLLPSSSSSSSSSGLLSDCHLGDSIAVNGVCLTVTSFTLTPSASFTVGIAPETLRLTNLGSLRSGSRVNLERAVRADTRMGGHFVQGHVDTVAEIIKITPDGEALTFRFRPKNKEVLRYVVYKGFIALDGTSLTVTAVNDEEEWWEVMLIAYTQERVVVAGKKVGETVNVEVDMTAKYVEKSLRGYLEGLLGSGSAGEQGQGEEKKKGRGLLEKVVEGIVKQGFS from the exons ATGTTCACCGGCATAGTCGAAGAAATCGGAG AGGTGACAACCTACACCCCCAACGACCCCCTTTCCAAAAACGGCACAACCCTCAccatcaccctcctcccctcttcttcttcctcctcttcttcttctggtctGCTCTCCGACTGCCACCTAGGCGACTCCATCGCCGTCAACGGCGTCTGCCTCACCGTCACCTCCTTCACCCTGACcccctcggcctccttcaCCGTCGGCATCGCCCCCGAGACGCTCCGGCTCACCAACCTCGGCTCCCTCCGTTCCGGATCGCGCGTGAACCTGGAGAGGGCCGTGCGCGCCGACACCCGCATGGGCGGCCACTTTGTTCAGGGCCACGTCGACACGGTAGCGGAGATCATCAAGATCACGCCCGATGGGGAGGCGTTGACGTTCCGGTTCAGACCTAAAAACAAGGAGGTGTTGCGGTATGTGGTGTACAAGGGGTTTATTGCGCTGGATGGAACGAGTTTGACGGTGACGGCGGTgaatgatgaggaggagtggTGGGAGGTGATGTTGATTGCGTACACGCAGGaacgggtggtggtggcaggaAAAAAAGTGGGCGAGACGGTGAATGTGGAGGTGGATATGACGGCCAAGTATGTGGAGAAGAGTTTGAGGGGGTATTTGGAGGGGTTGTTGGGGTCTGGCAGTGCTGGGGAACAGGGCcagggggaagaaaagaagaaggggagggggttgtTGGAGAAGGTTGTTGAGGGAATTGTGAAGCAGGGGTTTTCTTGA